TGGGTCATCGCTTTGGGAAATCCATTTGGACTCTTTAGCGAAAGTAAAATGCCCATCGCAACTGCTGGAATTATCAGCAGCCTGCATATGGACTTTGGATTTCAGCAATCAGGGCGCATCTATCAGGATATGATACAAACTGATGCATCAATCAATTCTGGAAACAGTGGGGGACCGTTGGTGAACTCGGATGGACAGGTTGTGGGTATCAATACCTTTATCTTTTCTGGAGCCAATAGCACCGGCTCAATTGGGATCGGATTTGCCTTACCAATCAATCGAGCCATCGGTATCATTGATGAATTAAGGGCTAAGGGTTTTGTAGATAGAAATTACTCAACGGGGATCAGTTATCGCCCCAATAACCCTCGAACCGCACAACTATTAAATCTGGGATCGACTGTGGGGGTGGTGGTTGTAGGAGTGAAAGATGGTTCACCTGCCGCTCGAGGAGGTGTTGAAGTTGGTGATCTCATTGTGGGTCTTGATGGTCAGAGTATTCAAACGGATGATGATATTTTTGCCTATTTCAATCTTCAGGATCTCAAGCGGGGTGATCAACTGACGCTGAATATTTTGCGCCAAACAGAGAGTATGGCCATTCCCATCGTACTGGGTGAGACCGTCGCTCCCTCCAGTGAGTGATTGTTTTAATACTTATTCAAAAATAATCTCAGTAAAACACAAAGTTTGCCCCTCTACTAGGCTGTTTTTCCCACCGAAAAGCGTGTTTTATTCTGTAGGAGCCGAGCTTATCTTTGCGCGGTTTAATAGAGAGGAAATATAAAGACATTTATGGCTCGTGAAGGATATCCAAATATCGTGATTGTGTTAGGGCTAACACTCATCCTGGCCACAATTAGTTTTTTCAGTGGGGGTTCCCTTTACTGGAAAATCCCATCAATGCTCAGCGGTTTGCTATTGCTTTTTACCCTATACTTTTTCAGGGATCCTGAACGTGAAGTAGTTGTCAACCCCAAACACATCTTAAGTCCCGGTGATGGTGTCATAGTTGATATCAAGGATGTTCAAGATGACTATGTGGGTGATGCAACCCTGATCACCATGTTTTTATCTCCCTTAAATGTCCACATCAATCGAGTTCCCATTTCCGGAAAAATTGGATTTGTTGACTATAAATACGGTGCCTTCAAGGCAGCTTTCGCTTTGGATGCCTCAGAGGTGAACGAGCAAAGTGTAGTGGGCGTGGAGAATGACCTGATGAAAGTCAAATTTGTCCAGATTGCAGGTGCCTTGGCCCGTCGAATCATCAATTATCTCCGTGAAGCCGACGAAGTAACCCAGGGAGATCGTTATGGTCTCATAAAATTTGGAAGTCGAATGGATGTTATTATTCCCAGGGCCGCTAAGGTTCTGGTAGAAATGAAAGAGCCAGTGCGTGGTGGTCTCACCATCCTGGCGAGAATGGATTAATCATGGTACGCGATCCTGCACGCAAAAGACTACCCCTCAAGGAAAATCCACGCCGAAGATTTATCCCCAACTCCTTTACTATCTTTAATATGTTCCTGGGCTTTATGTCTATCCTCTCCTCTGCCAACGGTGACTATTTCTGGGCGGCTTGGTTCATCATTTTTGGAGCCATCTTTGATGGGTTCGATGGAAAAATCGCACGGGCCCTGGATAGTACTTCCGATTTTGGAATCCAGTTCGATTCTCTGGCAGATATTATCACCTTTTGTCTGGCTCCCTCCGTATTCGTTTATATGGTCTGGGCAGAACCCCTGGGGCAGCTGGTAGGTGGATTTTATGCTTTCATGCCTCTCATGCTGGGATCAATCAGATTGGCAAAATTCAATCTGGAAGCTGAGAGTGCCCAAAAAGGTCAATTTTTTGGTGTACCCACACCCCTGATGGCTCTGACGGTTGTTGGAATCTGGCTTTTTATGAGCCAGGTACATCACTATCCTTTTTTAGGATGGATCCCACGTCAACCCGGTGGTGAGGCTAGAATCGTTTTACCTCTGGTGATGATTATTTCAAGTCTCATGCTATCAAAGATTCCCTTTTCAAAATCACCTCCTATGAGTCTGAAAGGGACATCAAAAGAGAAATTATCTCTCATTTCTGGCGTGATTATGATTATTCTGGTATTCGCTAGCAAGGGCTTCCTCATGTTCCCCCTTGCCGTAATTATGATTCTTTTAAGCCTGTTAAAATGGACCCGGACCCAACGTGATGATGAGGTTGGGGTTGAGTAATGGATCCAAGACGTCGTAACATAAAAATAATTGTTCTTATGATTGTTAGTGGTGCCATCATTGGCTCAGTGCTGGGTGATGTGGCAGCAGCATTGCTCCCTGAGAGTGTTGTGAGGGATTTCTTTGTTCTCTCCTTCGATACGGCAAAATATGGATTAGCTGAACCCTTTGTCCTCGATCTTAGAATTTTCTCTCTCACCTTCGGTTTTACTCTAAAAGTGAACTTTATGGGTGTCGTGGGAATGGGTGTTGCTTATTATCTTTTGCGTTACTATAGGGTGTAATTGAAAATTGAAAATTGAAGACAATGTGATATGAAGAGGGAGAATGAGCTACTTAGGAAATTATCGACCTCATGTGGAGTTATCAATGGCGTAGCTTGCCTTTGTGAAGTTAAATCAATGTTCGATTTTCAATATTAAGTATTAAATATAAAGGAGTAATCCATGAGTTTACCTGGCGGCTGGGAATGGCTAATTATCATCTTATTTATATTGATTTTCTTTGGTGCAAAACGCTTGCCTGAAATGGCCAAGGGTCTGGGGAAGGGAATCCGAGAATTCAAGGGTGCCCTGAGCGGTATTACTGATGAAATTGAAAAAGCTGGCAATACGCCTGCTGAACCAAAAGTCGAAGAAAAGACTGAAGAAAAAAAAGAAGACTAAGACTTCTCCTGAATTCGTAGAAGTTGTCACAATTCTACCCAATCTGAATATTATCATAATTCTAATCGCCGGGCTTTAAGGAGCCCCGAATACATGGATTTTATATTCGTTCCATTTGAACAGGATATTCTCAAAAAATATCACATCTATATGAAACAAAGATTAGCTCAATGACTATAAAAGATGTTTTGGAAAAACGGATAGATGAACACGATTAAAAGAATGTTTGAAATATAGTGATACTCGCCTTTCAATACCCCCAATTAGCCTGGCTCTTGCTTAGTATTCCTGTGCTGCTGATTGTCTATGTATTCTATTCTCAAAAACGATTTGGGACCCTGAGATTTTCATCTCTCCTCATGTTTGAGGGAATTTCAAAAACCACGGGTATGTGGCGAAAACATATGCTCTACACATTACGAATTCTGGCAATCATGGCTATTTTTGTGGCCTTGATGCGCCCCCAGGAACGCAACGCCCTTCAAGAGGTGAATGCTGAGGGAATTGATATCATGATGGTGATTGATATCTCTGGCTCCATGCGAGCCATGGATTTCAAGCCCAACCGATTGGAAGCAGTCAAAAAGGTTGCCCAGACTTTTGTTTCTCAGCGCCAGAATGATCGCATAGGATTAAACGTATTTGCCAGGGAAAGTTTTATGCAATGCCCCTTGACGACGGATTTGAACCGACTGAATGAATTCATTTCCCAGCTTGAAATCGTCAATGAAAAATTTGACGGCACAGCTATTGGGATGGCTGTTGCAGGCGCTATCAATCGATTGAGGGACTCCGATGCAAAAAGCAAGGTCATTGTGTTGCTCTCAGATGGTCGCAACAATGCTGGTGAGTTGGATCCCATTACGACATCAGAACTGGCCAAAGAGTTTGGTATTCGAATCTATACCATTGGTGCAGGGACCCGGGGAACTGCTTCCATGCCTGTCCAAACCGTTATCGGTATGAGAACCATGCCGGTTCAGGTCGATATTGATGAAGAAACATTAACCAAAATTGCTGATATTACAGGTGGCAAATATTTTAGAGCTACTGATGAAAAGAGCCTGGCTGCAGTCTATCAGGAAATCTCTGAGATGGAGACGACTGAGTATAGTGTCAGAGAATATGTGCAGCATGCTGAGCTCTTTTATTTTCCCCTGCTCCTGGCGCTTTTCCTTTTGATTATTGAATTCATCCTGGAACGACTGGTCTTCAGGAGATTCCCCTGATGATTCAATTTGAAACATATCCCATCTGGCTCCAGAGCTTACTCTGGTCAATAATCCCTCTGATGATAATGATTGGTGTGTGGTTTCGCTTCTCCCGCAAAAATTTGCTAAAGAGAGCTGGTGATCCTGAACTCCTTGAACAACTCTCCAGAAGTGTTAGCAAGCGTAAAAGATTGACCAAGGATATTCTCCGCATCCTTGCCATCCTGATGCTCCTCTTTGCTGTGTGGGGACCCAAATTCTCAGATGAATTAACAGAGATTCACCGTGAAGGTGTTGATATCGTAGTGCTTCTGGATGTATCCAATTCAATGCGAGCCCAGGATATAAAACCCGATCGTCTTGAGAAAGCTCGATTTGAGTTGAGGAAATTGATCAAAGAACTACGAGGTGATAGGGTTGGACTTGTGGTGTTTGCTGGACAGGCTCATCTCCAAACACCCCTTACTTTGGACTACTCTGCATTTGATATGTTTTTGGATATCTCTGATGAGTCGTTGATTGGTGTCCAGGGGACCTCCTTTGAGAATGCTCTGGAGATTGGTCTCAGTGCCTTTGATCCTGATGATCAACAACATCGGGCCATGATCGTGATTTCAGACGGAGAAGATCATGAAGGCAATCTGGACGAAGTTCTTGAGCGAGCTCGCAAAGAGAACGTCATTATCCATACTGCTGGAATTGGTTCATTCTCAGGCACACCAATCCCTCTATATGATGATCGGGGAAGTCTACTGGGTTATCGTAAAACCAGTTCTGGCGAAGTCGTCACAACCAGACTTTATACAGAAACACTCCAATCCATAAGTGTAGAAACCGGTGGAAGATTTGTACATCTCAATACTGCATCAGCTGGGCTTGAAGAAATCTACAATGATATCCTGGGAATGGAGCAGAAGGAATTCAGTCGCCACGAATTCACCAATTTTAAGGAGCAGTTTCATTGGTTTGCCTGGATAGCCTTACTTTTTCTCATACTTGATTTATTGATAACAGATTTGCATGGAACTGAAAGAAACTGGGAAGGAGATTACATCAGTGATTAATCGACCCAGGAGCCTGATTATTTATATCATGCTGGTTTTTTTCCCGCTACTAACTGTGTTTGCTCAGTCCAGTGCAAAAAAAGCATTCGATGAGCAAAAATATGAAGAGGCTGTTGAAGCCTGGAATAAACTACTGGAAGAGAATCCAGATTTAAAAGATATTCATTACAACCAGGGAAATGCCAATTATAGATTGGGTGATCTTGATGAAGCCATTGGCTCTTACGAAAAGGCCCTGAGTCTCAAAGACAAAAATGCCCTTGCCGATGTATATTACAATTTGGGGAATGCCTATCTGAACAAACAGGAGGTGGAGAAAGCCCGAGACTTTTACAAACTAGCCCTCCGAATTCGTCCAGGTGATCAAGATGCAAAAGCAAACCTGGAACTGTTGAACCATATGCCTCCGCCTCCTCCTCAAGATCAAAATTCTCAGGATGGGGAGGACGATAAGAAAAAGCAGGATAAACAGGATCAGCAAGACTCGGACTCCCAGGACGAGAATGAGGAAAAACAAGAAGAGCAGCAACAGGATCAGGAAGACTCTGAAGGAGATGAGGAAGACCAGCAGGACCAGCAACAATCCCAGGATGAGCAAGATCAGGGAGAACAGGAACAGCAGGAACAGCAGCCTTCAGATGGTGAAGAACAAGTCAATAAAGAAGAGTTAATGAATGCCCAGCAATTGCTGGATGCCCTGAAAGACCGTGAAACTGAAAATATGCGTGAACAGATCAGATTAAAGACCTCAGGAAAAGACAATGAGAAGGATTGGTAATGAGATGAAGATCAAGTATTCCCTTTTCTCACTATTTCTGCTACTCAGCTCGATTGCTTTTAGTCAGCCCCGTGTCACGGCCAGTTTGGATGCCAACCAGGTTCTGGTTCAAGAATCATTCACCTGGAAACTTGAAGTCGAGGGCAGCGATGTCATGCCCAACGTGCGACTGGGTGATATTGATAAAATTGCACTCCTCTCCGGACCCATGCAGTCATCCAATTACACGATTGTAAATGGCAAAACCAGCAGCAAAAAAACTATTAGCTATACTTTTGTGGCCATGGAAGCCGGTCAGGTCACGTTCCCAGCAGTGGATGTCGTTCTTGATGGTACAAGATATAAAACCCAGCCCTTGAAGCTTGAAATTATTGCCGCCCGTGGATCTGGTGGAAAGCAGGCATCTGCTAACCAAACCATTTATTTGCGAGCCATTCCATCCAAATCCAGTGTCTATGTGGGGGAACCACTCACAGTACGCTACAAACTCTTTACCCAGGTTAGTGTGTATAATTATCAGGTTCAGAAACTGCCTGATGCTGTGGGTTTCTGGGCTGAAGAAGTACCGCAGTCTGCCCAGCCCAGGCTGGTCTCAGAAGTAGTCGATGGTGTTCGGTATAATACAGCAGTTTTGAAAACTGTTTTATATTATCCCACCAAATCTGGTGAATTGGTTATTGACCCCCTGAAGACTGAGCTGGAAATAGAGGTTAAATCTAATCAGAGAAGCAACCGTCGCTTTAACGATCCATTTTTCAATGATCCGTTCTTTGGGGCCAATAGAAAAGCGACAAAAAACTTTCTCTCCAATCCCATTAAGATAAATGTACGAAGTTTGCCTGAACCCAGGCCTCGGAAGTTTAATGGAGCAGTGGGTAATTTTCAAATTCGCGCAGGTTTGGATACCAATGCTGTGTTTGCCAATGATGCAGTTGGTTTGAGTATTTCTCTCACAGGATCGGGTAATTTTAAATCCCTGCAACTCCCTGAGCCAAAGCTCCCTGATGGGATTGATGTGTTTAAACCCGAGCGTACAGAAAAAATCAGTATTCAAGGGATGAAACACTCTGGCTCAAAAAAATCAACTTACCTGCTGGTGCCACGAATTGCAGGTGAAATTCTCATTGACCCCATTGAATTCACATACTTCGACTTAAAAACAGAGCGATATATTACCAGGAATTCCGGTAAAATAGAATTGAGTGTTTATGATGTTGAGGGCTCCCGACCTGTAGTTACCTCAGGGTATAGCAGGGAAGAGGTTGAATTGATGCAGGAAGATATTCGCTACATCAAATCTACAGATACAAAATTTACCAGAGCACAGACTTCATCTATGGGTGGAGCATTCTGGGCGCTTCACATTTTGGGATTGCTGGTTCTCGGCGGAATCTTCGCGTATGAATATCAGTCTAGACGTCTTGAGGGGAATGTGGATTTGCGACGTCGGACAAACGCTATTAAACAAGCCCGAAAGCAAATTAAGAAGGCAGAGAAGCTTTCAGAAGATTCAGAGGAATTACGGGCACTACTCCATCAATGCATCACGGGATTTATTGGTGCTCGACTGAATGTGTCAGAGAATACTCTGGATACGTCTGAATTTATAGAATTGTTGAGTAAACATGACGTTCCTCAGGAAATTATTGATGAAAGCAGAGCCTTCCTCGAGGACCTGGCCATGGATCGTTTTGCTCCTGGCGCTGTGAAACGGTCAGCCCCGGAGTGGATAACCACTACCCAGGAACTGTTTCAGAAATTAAGGAGGGTCCTGTAATGAGAAACTTCTTGATGAGTTCCCTGCTTCTGGTAGCGATGTTAAGCTCCGTTTTTGCTGTAGATGTCCAGGGTCTTATGGATCAGGGGAACAGTTATTATGAAATAGGAGAAATTGAGTCTGCCATAGCTTCCTATGAAAAAGTCCTGGCCACTGATATGGTATCTCCTGCGCTTCACTATAATCTGGGATGTGCATATTTTTCTGAAAAGGAATACGGAAAAGCCATTTTACAGTTTGAAAAAGCCAGACAGTTGAGTCCCCGCGATCCTGATATTTTGCACAATCTTCAATATTCAAGGCTCTTCCTCAAAGATCGCTTCGAATTGCCTGAACCAATGCCATTCATCGCCTGGTTCAAAGCCTTGCGTAAAAGTCTTTCGCTTGCTGAATTAAAATTTCTCGAGGAAGTCCTTTTCAGTCTGCTGATCTTGGGAATCGGGCTTTATCGACTGACCCGGAGGAGTCCCATGGGGCGGGTATTCTTGCCTGTATCTATTGTTCTTGGAATCCTGCTTTTGGTGGTGGGCGGATGGCTCATTGACAGATCAACTGCCTTAAATGAGAAACATGCTGTATTATTGGTTGATGAGGCGGAAGTAACCAGTGCACCCATACCAGGATCCAGCACTTTGTTCGTTATTCATGAAGGAACTTCGGCTGAAATTTTAGATGCAACAGATGCCTGGTATGAACTTAGATTGGAAGACGGAAAAACAGGATGGATAATTCATGAAGCTGTTGGTCTATATTAGTCTGGTGCTGCCCCTCCTCATTTTGGGGCAGAATAAGGTCAAATTGGATGAATCTTTTGATCCAACCACTTTGCACGATTGGCCCGGTTCAAAAGCCCGTATCGAGCAAATTAAATCATTGAAAGCCTATTACTCCAACCTCGGTGACGATATTGATACTGTGGCGGTTGCCGAATATTCCAATTTTGTGTTTCGGGTTCAATTGGGTAGTACAAATAATTATGATGCAGCCATTGCGCTAGAAACCAGAGCTGCTTCGATCTTCGAAAACGAAATCATGATTCAATTTGACAGTCCGTATTACAAAATCAGGGTCGGGAAATTGAACAACAGGGAAGATGCGCAAAGTTTGCAGCAATTTGCCTTTCAAAATGGATTTAGACGGGCCTGGGTTATCAGGACTGAAAATACACCTGAATTAGAAAATTAGAGTGGGAGAATTATGTCCGGTCATAGCAAATGGTCCACCATTAAGAGAAAAAAAGCCGTTGTCGATGCTGCCAGAGGCAAAATATTTACACGGATTGCAAAAGAATTAACCATCGCTGCCCGTGCTGGTGGTGGCGACGAAGCAATGAATCCTCGTCTCCGGACTGCTATTTCCACAGCCAAAGCCTCCAACATGCCAACGGTCAATATTGAACGAGCTATCAAAAAAGGTACCGGCGATCTCGAAGGTGTCATCATTGAGGAAATCATTTATGAAGGCTATGGACCTGGTGGTGTGGCTCTCATGATGGAGGTGGCCACCGACAATCGCAATAGAACCGTTTCCGAGATACGCCACCTGCTCAGCAAACATGGCGGCAATCTTGCTCAGGCTGGTGCCGTAGGATGGATGTTTGATACCAAGGGGGTGGTCCAGGTGTCAACTGAGGGTGTCGATGAGGATGAACTCATGATGGCTGCTCTGGAAGGTGGAGCGGAAGATATGAGCAATGAGGGCGACTATTTTGAAATTGTCTCTGCTCCCAATGACCTGAATACAGTGAATGAAGCTGTGGCAGAAGCCGGATATGCTGTTGAAGTTGCCGAGGTCCAGAATATCCCCAATAATTTTACAGAGGTGAGTGCTGAGGATCTTCCCAAAGTGGTCCATCTCATGGAACTTCTTGATGATCATGATGACATGCAAAAACTTTCAGCCAGTGTGAATTTCACGGATGAAATGCTGGAAGGACTGGAGTAGGACCTGCGAATCATAGGCATTGATCCTGGTCTACGAATTCTAGGTGTTGGCGTTGTTGACTACGACGGAAATCGTTTTAAATCAGTATACTCTGGTGTTATTAAAACCAAAAACAGTGACTCACTATCAGATAAATTAGCCGTCCTCTATAAGGGTATTGCTGAATCCATCAAGCAATTCGAACCAGATGTGCTGGCCATTGAAGAGGCTTTCTATGGGAAGAATGCAAGGACGGCTTTACTCATGGGTCATGTACGGGGCGTGGCCATGTTGGCTGGGAAGCATGCTGACCTGGAAGTACATGAATATGCCGCTCGCAAAGTTAAATCTGCTGTAACCGGGAATGGTGCAGCGGATAAGGAACAGGTTTTATATATGGTGAAACGATTGCTCAAGCTTAAAGAAGATCCAGTAACTTTGGATGCTTCTGATGCTTTGGGAATAGCCATTTGTCATGCTCTAAATTACAAACTAGCTAAGATGGGTATCTAATGTACGAGTTTATTTCTGGCAAATTGATCAGCAAGCAACCTGATCATGTTGTGGTTGAAGCATCAGGCATAGGATATCGCCTGAAGGTTTCCCATAGCACCTTTGAACAATTACCCGCTCCCGGCGAGAAGGTCATGATTTACACCCATCTCCATGTCCGGGAAGACATATTTGATCTTTATGGATTTGCTCAGCGGGACGAACGCAAGTTCTTCTTCAACTTAATTGCCATATCCAAAATCGGACCCAAAGCAGCCCTGGCCATTCTATCTGGAGGCTCTCCCAATGATATCTGCAACTGGGTAATGGCCGAGGATGCCAACACCATTGCGAAAACCCCAGGAATTGGACCCACCACAGCCAAAAGACTCATTCTGGAACTCAAGCCAAAGATTGAAAAAGGCCTGGGAATCAGTGACCCAGGTGGCCTGACATCCAGTCTTGGTACCAGCAGTATTGAAGATGAGGCCATCATGGCTCTGGAAGCTTTGGGATATTCACGGGCTGAAGTTTATTCGAAAATTCGAAAAATCATGAAGGATAGCGAGACCGAGCTGACCACAGAGCAATTGATCAAGAAAATCCTCCAAAAGTAATCTCAATACAATTCTTGCAATAACTCAAAAACTCAAAAACCCCTCTAACTCTCCAACCCATCAACTCACAAACTCATCCTAGCACACCTTTTGCAGTATAAATCTCCATGATTTACGATAAGATTATCATCGGCGGGGGCATCGTCGGTCTGGCTACAGCCCTAGCCGTTAAGGAGCGGGACCCCGATTGTAAGCTGGCCATCCTTGAAAAAGAGTCGGATTGGACCCTTCATCAATCCAGTCGCAATAGCGGTGTCATTCATGCCGGGGTTTATTATAAACCGGGGAGCAAGAAAGCCCGTTTTGCCCTAGCTGGAAATGCTTCCATGATGGCTTT
The sequence above is a segment of the Candidatus Neomarinimicrobiota bacterium genome. Coding sequences within it:
- a CDS encoding trypsin-like peptidase domain-containing protein, coding for MKKITSLIFALALFLGMLTLSLRELRNWQIPGISEFATSDTADETLAIPSISPAEIPEKISLFNSRETAITRGIADVSPTVVGISTTQIRYSQSPLMSDPFWRFIMPGTPRWFQEKEAVIGSGFIYDKDGYIITNAHVVENSVEIMVTLANGTQHKAEVVGIDEKTDLAIIKIIDRGQYPAAELGNSDEIILGEWVIALGNPFGLFSESKMPIATAGIISSLHMDFGFQQSGRIYQDMIQTDASINSGNSGGPLVNSDGQVVGINTFIFSGANSTGSIGIGFALPINRAIGIIDELRAKGFVDRNYSTGISYRPNNPRTAQLLNLGSTVGVVVVGVKDGSPAARGGVEVGDLIVGLDGQSIQTDDDIFAYFNLQDLKRGDQLTLNILRQTESMAIPIVLGETVAPSSE
- a CDS encoding phosphatidylserine decarboxylase, with translation MAREGYPNIVIVLGLTLILATISFFSGGSLYWKIPSMLSGLLLLFTLYFFRDPEREVVVNPKHILSPGDGVIVDIKDVQDDYVGDATLITMFLSPLNVHINRVPISGKIGFVDYKYGAFKAAFALDASEVNEQSVVGVENDLMKVKFVQIAGALARRIINYLREADEVTQGDRYGLIKFGSRMDVIIPRAAKVLVEMKEPVRGGLTILARMD
- a CDS encoding CDP-alcohol phosphatidyltransferase family protein; the encoded protein is MVRDPARKRLPLKENPRRRFIPNSFTIFNMFLGFMSILSSANGDYFWAAWFIIFGAIFDGFDGKIARALDSTSDFGIQFDSLADIITFCLAPSVFVYMVWAEPLGQLVGGFYAFMPLMLGSIRLAKFNLEAESAQKGQFFGVPTPLMALTVVGIWLFMSQVHHYPFLGWIPRQPGGEARIVLPLVMIISSLMLSKIPFSKSPPMSLKGTSKEKLSLISGVIMIILVFASKGFLMFPLAVIMILLSLLKWTRTQRDDEVGVE
- a CDS encoding DUF4321 domain-containing protein; this translates as MDPRRRNIKIIVLMIVSGAIIGSVLGDVAAALLPESVVRDFFVLSFDTAKYGLAEPFVLDLRIFSLTFGFTLKVNFMGVVGMGVAYYLLRYYRV
- the tatA gene encoding twin-arginine translocase TatA/TatE family subunit; protein product: MSLPGGWEWLIIILFILIFFGAKRLPEMAKGLGKGIREFKGALSGITDEIEKAGNTPAEPKVEEKTEEKKED
- a CDS encoding VWA domain-containing protein, giving the protein MLAFQYPQLAWLLLSIPVLLIVYVFYSQKRFGTLRFSSLLMFEGISKTTGMWRKHMLYTLRILAIMAIFVALMRPQERNALQEVNAEGIDIMMVIDISGSMRAMDFKPNRLEAVKKVAQTFVSQRQNDRIGLNVFARESFMQCPLTTDLNRLNEFISQLEIVNEKFDGTAIGMAVAGAINRLRDSDAKSKVIVLLSDGRNNAGELDPITTSELAKEFGIRIYTIGAGTRGTASMPVQTVIGMRTMPVQVDIDEETLTKIADITGGKYFRATDEKSLAAVYQEISEMETTEYSVREYVQHAELFYFPLLLALFLLIIEFILERLVFRRFP
- a CDS encoding VWA domain-containing protein codes for the protein MIQFETYPIWLQSLLWSIIPLMIMIGVWFRFSRKNLLKRAGDPELLEQLSRSVSKRKRLTKDILRILAILMLLFAVWGPKFSDELTEIHREGVDIVVLLDVSNSMRAQDIKPDRLEKARFELRKLIKELRGDRVGLVVFAGQAHLQTPLTLDYSAFDMFLDISDESLIGVQGTSFENALEIGLSAFDPDDQQHRAMIVISDGEDHEGNLDEVLERARKENVIIHTAGIGSFSGTPIPLYDDRGSLLGYRKTSSGEVVTTRLYTETLQSISVETGGRFVHLNTASAGLEEIYNDILGMEQKEFSRHEFTNFKEQFHWFAWIALLFLILDLLITDLHGTERNWEGDYISD
- a CDS encoding tetratricopeptide repeat protein, coding for MINRPRSLIIYIMLVFFPLLTVFAQSSAKKAFDEQKYEEAVEAWNKLLEENPDLKDIHYNQGNANYRLGDLDEAIGSYEKALSLKDKNALADVYYNLGNAYLNKQEVEKARDFYKLALRIRPGDQDAKANLELLNHMPPPPPQDQNSQDGEDDKKKQDKQDQQDSDSQDENEEKQEEQQQDQEDSEGDEEDQQDQQQSQDEQDQGEQEQQEQQPSDGEEQVNKEELMNAQQLLDALKDRETENMREQIRLKTSGKDNEKDW
- a CDS encoding protein BatD, which gives rise to MRRIGNEMKIKYSLFSLFLLLSSIAFSQPRVTASLDANQVLVQESFTWKLEVEGSDVMPNVRLGDIDKIALLSGPMQSSNYTIVNGKTSSKKTISYTFVAMEAGQVTFPAVDVVLDGTRYKTQPLKLEIIAARGSGGKQASANQTIYLRAIPSKSSVYVGEPLTVRYKLFTQVSVYNYQVQKLPDAVGFWAEEVPQSAQPRLVSEVVDGVRYNTAVLKTVLYYPTKSGELVIDPLKTELEIEVKSNQRSNRRFNDPFFNDPFFGANRKATKNFLSNPIKINVRSLPEPRPRKFNGAVGNFQIRAGLDTNAVFANDAVGLSISLTGSGNFKSLQLPEPKLPDGIDVFKPERTEKISIQGMKHSGSKKSTYLLVPRIAGEILIDPIEFTYFDLKTERYITRNSGKIELSVYDVEGSRPVVTSGYSREEVELMQEDIRYIKSTDTKFTRAQTSSMGGAFWALHILGLLVLGGIFAYEYQSRRLEGNVDLRRRTNAIKQARKQIKKAEKLSEDSEELRALLHQCITGFIGARLNVSENTLDTSEFIELLSKHDVPQEIIDESRAFLEDLAMDRFAPGAVKRSAPEWITTTQELFQKLRRVL
- a CDS encoding tetratricopeptide repeat protein; translated protein: MRNFLMSSLLLVAMLSSVFAVDVQGLMDQGNSYYEIGEIESAIASYEKVLATDMVSPALHYNLGCAYFSEKEYGKAILQFEKARQLSPRDPDILHNLQYSRLFLKDRFELPEPMPFIAWFKALRKSLSLAELKFLEEVLFSLLILGIGLYRLTRRSPMGRVFLPVSIVLGILLLVVGGWLIDRSTALNEKHAVLLVDEAEVTSAPIPGSSTLFVIHEGTSAEILDATDAWYELRLEDGKTGWIIHEAVGLY
- a CDS encoding SPOR domain-containing protein: MKLLVYISLVLPLLILGQNKVKLDESFDPTTLHDWPGSKARIEQIKSLKAYYSNLGDDIDTVAVAEYSNFVFRVQLGSTNNYDAAIALETRAASIFENEIMIQFDSPYYKIRVGKLNNREDAQSLQQFAFQNGFRRAWVIRTENTPELEN
- a CDS encoding YebC/PmpR family DNA-binding transcriptional regulator, with the protein product MSGHSKWSTIKRKKAVVDAARGKIFTRIAKELTIAARAGGGDEAMNPRLRTAISTAKASNMPTVNIERAIKKGTGDLEGVIIEEIIYEGYGPGGVALMMEVATDNRNRTVSEIRHLLSKHGGNLAQAGAVGWMFDTKGVVQVSTEGVDEDELMMAALEGGAEDMSNEGDYFEIVSAPNDLNTVNEAVAEAGYAVEVAEVQNIPNNFTEVSAEDLPKVVHLMELLDDHDDMQKLSASVNFTDEMLEGLE
- the ruvC gene encoding crossover junction endodeoxyribonuclease RuvC — translated: MRIIGIDPGLRILGVGVVDYDGNRFKSVYSGVIKTKNSDSLSDKLAVLYKGIAESIKQFEPDVLAIEEAFYGKNARTALLMGHVRGVAMLAGKHADLEVHEYAARKVKSAVTGNGAADKEQVLYMVKRLLKLKEDPVTLDASDALGIAICHALNYKLAKMGI
- the ruvA gene encoding Holliday junction branch migration protein RuvA, with translation MYEFISGKLISKQPDHVVVEASGIGYRLKVSHSTFEQLPAPGEKVMIYTHLHVREDIFDLYGFAQRDERKFFFNLIAISKIGPKAALAILSGGSPNDICNWVMAEDANTIAKTPGIGPTTAKRLILELKPKIEKGLGISDPGGLTSSLGTSSIEDEAIMALEALGYSRAEVYSKIRKIMKDSETELTTEQLIKKILQK